The Candidatus Hydrogenedentota bacterium DNA segment TCGAGGAGGCTCTTGGGCAATTCGTACTTGCACTTCTTCATGACGGCGTCGAGCGCGCGGCTCTCCGCAATTGCGTTGCTCTGCTCGGCCGCGTTCTCGCTCATCTGCGTGCGGATTTTCTCCTTCATATCGGCCACGCTCTCGAAGCCCGCCTGTTTGGCAAACGAGTCATTCAGCTCCGGCATCTGGCGGCGTTTCAGTTCCTTTACCTTGATACTAAAATCCGCCTTCTTGCCTCGAAGTTCCTCGTTGGGCAGATTCTGGGGCAGAGACACGGTACAAGAGACCTCCGAACCGGGTGAACTGCCGAGCAGCGCCTTCTCGAACTCAGGGAAAAACCGCTTGGTGCCGAGGATATACGGATAGTCGCTGGCCGAACCACCGGCGAATCCCTCGCCGTTTACCGTCCCCTTGAAATCAATGATGACCTGGTCGCCATCCGCCGCCGTGCCGTCGCCGAGGGTCTCGAAAACCGCATAGCGCGAACGCAGATCCTGAACGGCCACATCGACTTGCTCGTCTTCGACCGCAATCACAGGCCGTTCAACGCTGACGCCCTTGTACTTGCCCAGCTCCACGCGCGGCGCGACTTCGAACTTGAAGGTGAACGTCAGGGGCTCATCTTCCGGACGCTCCTTCTTCTCCTCGAGCCCATCGATATCCGGCATGCCCAGAGGCCGCAGCTCTTCGTCTTTGATCAGTTTTTGAAACGCAGCGCTTACAAGCTTGGCCTCGACTTCCCCCTTGACAATCTTGCCGAACTTCTTCTCGATGAGTTTG contains these protein-coding regions:
- the tig gene encoding trigger factor, with the protein product MAEKKKKHEDEKQPEQDETVAAAEEETKEATAGTAEEEEDDFVEDPQFEVDYKGDCAYEVKVTIPPANKNQKSAEMIDELKKEAEVPGFRPGRAPRKLIEKKFGKIVKGEVEAKLVSAAFQKLIKDEELRPLGMPDIDGLEEKKERPEDEPLTFTFKFEVAPRVELGKYKGVSVERPVIAVEDEQVDVAVQDLRSRYAVFETLGDGTAADGDQVIIDFKGTVNGEGFAGGSASDYPYILGTKRFFPEFEKALLGSSPGSEVSCTVSLPQNLPNEELRGKKADFSIKVKELKRRQMPELNDSFAKQAGFESVADMKEKIRTQMSENAAEQSNAIAESRALDAVMKKCKYELPKSLLDELGEDMYREQVSRLRQTGTSMADIEAREDELRKKARETAELDVKRITTLNKIGEAESIEVTDEDFEQEVASIAMRAGVQSDMVSSYLEEGDRRSRTEGRLYRAKAMKLVMENAKVKDKAVKQEELEAQEDANDA